One window from the genome of Cryptomeria japonica chromosome 6, Sugi_1.0, whole genome shotgun sequence encodes:
- the LOC131051055 gene encoding cytochrome P450 94B3 yields the protein MEGSWDIVSGLAFALLGFVLAFTLYILVSARSNGKVTTVPSYPIVGSFFAFWKNRRRLPDWTTELLSKAPSHTITIERPGTRKYVVTANPTNIEHLLKTRFENYPKGDFFSSILHDLLGTGIFNVDGEHWKLQRKVASFEFNTRSLRDFITEVVQGEIIHRLLPLLRKAAGEEGTRLDIQDVLKRFAFDNICKVAFGTDAACLDISLPVSPFADAFDLATHLSCGRFAAPLQLLWKVKRVLNVGTEKRLSQAIATIREFAQEVIQTRKAEISLSRGPTHQDLLSRFLSLDRSAAGVGDQDSYDDFLRDIVISFILAGRDTSSAALTWFFWLLSSHPEVDKRINLEIASVVDARGTGKPEAETVFSFEELKNMKYLHASICETMRLYPPVPSDAKEALEDDVLPDGTAVGKGVRVAYHPYAMGRMESIWGTDCLEFKPERWLKQDENGSLLVVMENVFKYPVFQAGPRICLGKEMAFIQMKSIAASVLREFEFKVDPDFKPKFVATLTAKMEIGLPVRVEKREHLKGV from the coding sequence ATGGAAGGATCTTGGGATATTGTTAGTGGCCTTGCATTTGCTCTCCTTGGTTTCGTTTTGGCTTTCACTTTATACATTCTAGTGTCTGCAAGGAGTAATGGAAAGGTTACTACAGTGCCCTCGTACCCAATAGTTGGCTCATTTTTTGCCTTCTGGAAGAACAGAAGACGGCTGCCGGATTGGACTACGGAGCTTCTGAGCAAGGCTCCCTCCCACACAATCACGATTGAGCGTCCGGGAACGAGAAAGTATGTTGTCACGGCCAATCCGACCAACATAGAGCATTTGCTCAAAACCCGATTTGAAAATTATCCCAAAGGCGACTTCTTCTCAAGCATCTTGCACGATTTACTCGGCACAGGGATCTTTAACGTGGATGGCGAGCACTGGAAATTGCAGAGAAAGGTAGCCTCTTTCGAGTTCAACACGAGGTCGTTGCGAGATTTCATAACAGAGGTCGTGCAGGGGGAAATCATCCATCGCCTTCTGCCGCTGCTCAGAAAAGCCGCTGGAGAAGAGGGAACTCGGCTGGATATTCAGGATGTGTTAAAGAGATTTGCCTTTGATAATATCTGTAAAGTGGCCTTCGGCACGGACGCCGCTTGCCTAGATATTTCGCTTCCTGTTTCCCCCTTTGCAGACGCCTTTGATCTCGCCACGCATTTGAGTTGCGGGCGCTTCGCGGCTCCCCTGCAACTCCTGTGGAAGGTAAAGCGTGTTTTAAATGTGGGTACCGAGAAGCGCTTAAGCCAAGCAATCGCGACCATACGTGAGTTTGCACAGGAGGTTATCCAGACAAGGAAGGCAGAAATTTCCCTCTCCCGCGGGCCAACACATCAGGATCTCTTGTCCAGATTTCTGTCACTTGACCGGAGCGCCGCCGGTGTCGGAGACCAGGATTCATATGATGATTTTTTGAGAGATATTGTGATAAGCTTTATCTTGGCGGGCAGAGACACGTCCTCTGCTGCGCTCACATGGTTTTTCTGGCTTTTGTCTTCTCATCCTGAGGTCGACAAGCGTATAAATCTGGAGATAGCGAGTGTTGTAGATGCAAGAGGAACAGGGAAACCGGAGGCGGAAACGGTTTTCTCTTTTGAGGAATTGAAAAATATGAAGTATCTGCACGCCTCTATCTGTGAAACCATGCGATTGTATCCGCCTGTTCCGTCTGACGCAAAAGAGGCCTTGGAAGATGATGTTCTGCCTGACGGGACAGCGGTGGGCAAGGGGGTGCGAGTGGCTTACCACCCTTACGCTATGGGAAGGATGGAGAGCATTTGGGGCACCGACTGTTTGGAATTCAAGCCGGAGAGATGGCTGAAGCAGGATGAAAATGGATCACTTTTAGTTGTGATGGAGAATGTTTTCAAATACCCAGTGTTCCAGGCCGGGCCGCGAATATGCTTGGGGAAGGAAATGGCGTTTATTCAGATGAAATCCATCGCTGCAAGTGTGCTGAGAGAGTTTGAATTCAAGGTTGATCCTGATTTCAAACCCAAGTTCGTTGCCACACTCACTGCAAAAATGGAGATAGGCCTTCCTGTACGTGTTGAGAAACGGGAACATCTGAAAGGGGTTTGA